The genome window ATGGAAAAAACTTGTACTACCGTTTGGAATAGCTGCCTTCAAATCATAAAAGACAACATCCCGGCTCAAAGCTTTAAAACTTGGTTTGAGCCGATCAAAGCTTTGCGGATGGAAGGGAGTGTGCTAACGATACAGGTACCAAGTTTGTTTTTTTATGAATGGCTTGAAGAGCACTACGTTGGCCTGCTTCGTAAAACAATTAAAAAACAATTAGGCGACGACGGACGTTTGGAATACAACATAGTGGTAGAACAATCATCATCCAGCAAGCCATATACTACTAATTTGCCCTCAAACGGAAATGGCGCTGAATCTAAAAATCAGTCTATGCCAATACCTATTTCAATCAATAAGGATATAAAAAATCCTTTTGTTATACCGGGATTAAAAAAACTGAATGTCGATCCGCAGTTAAACCGCAATTACACCTTTAATAACTTTGTTGAAGGTGACTGCAACAGGCTTGCCCGTTCGGCAGGTTATGCTGTGGCCGCAAAACCTGGAGGAACTTCATTTAACCCGTTGATGATATATGGTGGTGTTGGCCTGGGTAAAACCCACCTGGCACAGGCCATTGGCAACGAGATTAAAAACTCATTGCCTGACAAACTTGTGCTGTATGTATCTTGTGAGAAATTTACCCAGCAATTTGTTGATGCGTTAAAACACAATAATATAAATGATTTTGTGAATTTTTACCAGGCCATTGATGTATTGATAATGGACGATGTGCACAACTTTGCCGGTAAAGAGAAAACTCAGGATTTCTTTTTTCACATCTTTAACCACCTGCATCAATCAGGCAAACAGGTTATCATTACTTCGGATAAGGCACCAAAAGATCTTGCCGGTTTAGAAGAACGTTTGTTATCAAGGTTCAAATGGGGCCTTTCGGCCGACCTGCAGATTCCTGACCTGGAAACCCGCATGGCTATCCTTAAAAACAAAACCTACCAGGACGGCATTGAATTATCAAACGACGTAATTGAGTACGTTGCCCATAATATTGACAACAATGTACGTGAACTGGAAGGTGCAATGGTATCATTACTTGCGCAGTCCACCCTTAACCGAAAGGAGATCGATTTGAACCTGGCTAAACAAATGTTGAAAAACTTTGTGAAGAACTCTTCAAAAGAGATCTCGATGGAATACATCCAGAACCTGGTTTGCGAGTATTTTGAAGTGCCAATAGAAATGGTTAAATCACAAACCCGCAAACGCGAAATTGTCCAGGCCCGCCAGATCTCTATGTATCTTGCTAAAGCACATACCAAAAGTTCATTAAAATCAATCGGACATTTCTTTGGTGGCCGTGACCACTCAACCGTGATCTATGCCTGCCAGACAGTTGAGGATTTGATTGACACGGATAAGAAATTTAAAGGCTATGTTGCCGACATTCAGAAAAAGCTTAAAATGTCCTAACTGATCTTATAATGATTTATATGAGCCTTGCATGAAAATGCAGGGCTTTTTTATAGTCTCAAATGTCCTGCTGAATCTATTTCGACACCCCTAGGGGACTTTTCCGCATGTATGCTATAGAATTAGAAGGCGGCGGCCTAAACAGGCAGCACGACCTGGAGTTCAAATATATTATTATATTTATTTCATATTTAAATTATCAATCGTCCTAAATAATTAAACATGAGGAAGTTATTATTACTAAATCTACTGCTGTTAATTTCAATTAGCACCTTCGCCCAGCAATCTGCAACAGATGGCGTTAAGCAATCCATCAACACCATGTTTGACGCCATGCGCAAAGGTGATAGTACTTTATTAAAATCTGTTTTTTCAAAAGAAATGGTGTTACAAAGCGTTTCGACCAATAAGGAAGGCAAAGCAGTAATTTCAACAGATAGCGCCAACGATTTTGCGAAAGCCATAGGAACACCGCATACTGCCATTTATGATGAGCGCATTACCTACGGCGACATCAAAATTGACGGCGACCTGGCCAGCGTTTGGGCGCCCTATAAATTTTACCTTGGTGATAAATTCAGCCATTGCGGAGTCGATGTTTTTTCGCTGATGAAAACTGCTGACGGCTGGAAGATAATTTACATTGTTGATACCAGGAGGAAGGATAATTGTATTGAGTAAAAGCCGTTTTTAACTATTATCAATCAACCTGTAAAATCCATCCCGGTAACTATCCCCTACAGGAATAACAGCATCCCCAATAAAGATCCGGCTGCGCTCAACCGAGCCGATGTGCCGTAAGGAAACGATGTAAGATTTATGTACCCTTACAAATTCCGCGGAAGGTAGTTGTTCTTCAATCTTTTTTAATGGCTGGAGGCTCATTACCCTTCCCGCCACGGCATTAATCGA of Mucilaginibacter xinganensis contains these proteins:
- a CDS encoding nuclear transport factor 2 family protein is translated as MRKLLLLNLLLLISISTFAQQSATDGVKQSINTMFDAMRKGDSTLLKSVFSKEMVLQSVSTNKEGKAVISTDSANDFAKAIGTPHTAIYDERITYGDIKIDGDLASVWAPYKFYLGDKFSHCGVDVFSLMKTADGWKIIYIVDTRRKDNCIE
- the dnaA gene encoding chromosomal replication initiator protein DnaA, with translation MEKTCTTVWNSCLQIIKDNIPAQSFKTWFEPIKALRMEGSVLTIQVPSLFFYEWLEEHYVGLLRKTIKKQLGDDGRLEYNIVVEQSSSSKPYTTNLPSNGNGAESKNQSMPIPISINKDIKNPFVIPGLKKLNVDPQLNRNYTFNNFVEGDCNRLARSAGYAVAAKPGGTSFNPLMIYGGVGLGKTHLAQAIGNEIKNSLPDKLVLYVSCEKFTQQFVDALKHNNINDFVNFYQAIDVLIMDDVHNFAGKEKTQDFFFHIFNHLHQSGKQVIITSDKAPKDLAGLEERLLSRFKWGLSADLQIPDLETRMAILKNKTYQDGIELSNDVIEYVAHNIDNNVRELEGAMVSLLAQSTLNRKEIDLNLAKQMLKNFVKNSSKEISMEYIQNLVCEYFEVPIEMVKSQTRKREIVQARQISMYLAKAHTKSSLKSIGHFFGGRDHSTVIYACQTVEDLIDTDKKFKGYVADIQKKLKMS